Proteins encoded together in one Terriglobus saanensis SP1PR4 window:
- a CDS encoding SDR family oxidoreductase: MSTKQVVLVAGAQGVIGYAAATYIGSLPDTQVYGLSRRSMEAAENFMPLNVDMLSEADTERALAPLKDVTHVVFGAYVEKNTPAERSAVNVTLLRNLLNTVEKHSPGLEHVTLYQGGKAYGADLGPFKTPAREDDPRLMSPNFYYDQEDFLKAQQDGKNWHYTVLRPEAVCGYGIGNPMNLTMVIGVYAAISKELGLPLRFPGPEAAYRALYQVTSADILARASSWAGTTESAREQIFNITNGDYFRWQFMWPRIAKSFHMEVAEPVPMPLSIYMADKGPLWADMTKRYGLKPIPYEQIVSWPFGDFIFNSAFDNITSTIKARQHGFQDCIDTEDMFSDFFSNLRSRHILPPL; the protein is encoded by the coding sequence ATGTCTACAAAACAAGTGGTTCTCGTTGCAGGAGCACAGGGCGTGATCGGCTATGCCGCCGCTACATATATAGGTTCGCTACCGGATACACAGGTTTACGGCCTTTCCAGGCGTTCGATGGAAGCCGCCGAGAATTTCATGCCACTGAATGTGGACATGCTCTCCGAAGCAGACACAGAGCGTGCTCTTGCTCCTCTGAAAGATGTGACACACGTCGTCTTCGGGGCATACGTAGAAAAAAACACGCCTGCGGAGCGTAGCGCTGTGAATGTCACACTACTCCGCAACCTGCTGAACACGGTCGAAAAACACTCCCCCGGACTGGAACATGTGACGCTTTATCAAGGTGGAAAGGCCTACGGAGCAGACCTCGGGCCATTCAAGACACCGGCCCGAGAGGACGATCCGCGACTCATGTCACCGAACTTCTACTATGACCAAGAAGATTTCCTGAAAGCCCAGCAGGACGGAAAGAATTGGCACTACACAGTGCTGCGTCCAGAGGCGGTATGCGGCTATGGCATTGGGAATCCTATGAATCTCACCATGGTCATCGGCGTTTACGCCGCGATTTCCAAGGAGCTCGGTTTGCCGTTGCGATTTCCAGGACCGGAGGCTGCTTATCGTGCACTCTATCAGGTCACCTCTGCTGACATTCTGGCAAGAGCTTCCTCTTGGGCAGGAACAACCGAATCGGCGCGGGAACAAATCTTCAACATCACAAACGGAGACTATTTTCGCTGGCAGTTCATGTGGCCAAGAATCGCAAAATCTTTTCACATGGAGGTAGCAGAGCCGGTCCCGATGCCACTCAGTATCTATATGGCGGACAAAGGCCCTCTCTGGGCCGACATGACGAAAAGATACGGGTTGAAGCCCATCCCCTACGAGCAGATCGTCAGTTGGCCTTTTGGAGACTTCATCTTCAACTCAGCGTTCGACAATATCACTTCCACTATCAAAGCTCGCCAGCATGGCTTTCAGGACTGCATCGACACTGAAGACATGTTCAGCGACTTCTTTTCAAACCTGAGATCTCGACACATTCTCCCCCCGCTTTAG
- a CDS encoding ArsR/SmtB family transcription factor, with protein sequence MDHGLALKALANPVRREILALLKDPLGNFAANEHFPDEQGVCGDNIVLRMRLAQSTISTHLAILQRAGLVTSQKRSQWTYFQRNEKAVQEFLRSLRQEL encoded by the coding sequence ATGGACCATGGACTGGCACTCAAGGCACTTGCAAATCCGGTTCGACGGGAAATTCTGGCTCTGCTAAAAGATCCTCTTGGAAACTTCGCTGCGAATGAGCACTTTCCCGACGAACAGGGCGTCTGCGGCGACAATATCGTCCTTCGTATGCGCCTCGCGCAATCGACCATTTCAACTCATCTCGCGATTCTTCAGCGCGCGGGCTTGGTCACCTCCCAAAAGCGAAGCCAATGGACCTACTTCCAGCGAAACGAGAAGGCCGTTCAGGAGTTCTTGCGCTCGCTACGACAGGAACTGTAG
- a CDS encoding glycoside hydrolase family 125 protein — translation MTTCISRRLFLQLLAATPLGKILASDRVSAEKSLGRILSLHRSVNFGLTSTGKGRTVGSDYEQSTEKESELSFDISNNQLAASLTRNGKIKRACICEGVVPLAVEKLKGGVYSTKRLLYGGPWLLKANVDTVNASPGKMEVSLIENCFPMFTQEFGKIRIHQFVFAPVDLLRTAQSPRALIAIFLIENRGGTPHAIDFQLEDAIDEPKDDLSLAAAGQASDLAVDAKSRASFAYARFDQNGYIGMALSSITSRIHVEANSIAASGHALMLGESPAEVLRTQTRISSKTLSSWLQDTLESRRESYGHLVISGETFFSESVIRFSELSRQSALRSSDGKVSGGFLGSDVDLNQVNWVRDSYYSMLAMSLVEPSLCRDSIPYLLEWGRPSVTTGAGQARFPGVKSISQSLSNSVSGLALAAMYYRSTGDREFFTARPEILRRAKTILDEVLASRRTSAMLFPSLYFSDGEARGDFHTGSNVAAWVAFSGMARIADDVYRNDVLAKEWSTVAGDIRQAIDAHCVKNGPAGQHFVEGVNVDGTFVMGHDGEESETTLMPFYGFCGADDLRLINHAASAMTAQNPLYSEDLDAIWWYNSDWNSATFPGWTTALAGAWDEVQILDRLQRIRSLTDLDGSLWWWPYAYGSKDPNKPTRGGVARKCGWGTAVYLCLFIHDILGISVDAPAQSIRFAPFAPWKEFVWKQATIGWSTFDLSYRRDGSEILATLKNLNTHNYSATIVITPEKDKHLRHAKVVGGREVRQRFIEHRGRQAIEIMVEIPSYQQVRVTGEVGP, via the coding sequence TTGACGACCTGTATTTCACGACGGCTTTTTCTCCAACTGTTAGCAGCAACTCCGCTCGGAAAAATTCTGGCCAGCGATCGAGTTTCAGCCGAGAAATCGTTAGGACGAATCCTATCGCTGCACCGGAGCGTCAACTTTGGTCTAACTTCCACGGGCAAAGGCCGCACGGTGGGAAGCGACTATGAGCAATCAACCGAGAAGGAGTCAGAACTATCTTTCGATATATCCAATAATCAGCTTGCAGCTTCCCTTACTCGAAATGGAAAGATAAAGCGTGCCTGTATCTGTGAAGGGGTTGTGCCGCTGGCAGTTGAAAAACTCAAGGGTGGCGTCTATTCCACAAAACGGCTTCTATACGGTGGCCCTTGGTTGCTCAAGGCCAACGTAGACACAGTCAATGCGTCTCCTGGGAAGATGGAAGTCTCGCTCATTGAGAATTGCTTTCCAATGTTCACTCAAGAATTTGGGAAAATTCGAATCCATCAATTTGTTTTTGCGCCAGTCGATTTACTGAGGACAGCCCAATCTCCCCGAGCCCTCATCGCCATTTTTCTCATAGAGAATAGAGGTGGCACGCCGCACGCTATCGACTTTCAACTCGAAGACGCGATCGATGAACCGAAAGACGATCTTTCACTTGCAGCCGCTGGACAAGCTAGCGATTTGGCTGTTGATGCGAAGAGTAGAGCGTCGTTTGCCTACGCGCGCTTTGATCAGAATGGCTACATCGGAATGGCCTTATCGTCCATCACTAGCCGTATCCATGTTGAAGCAAATTCTATTGCTGCCTCAGGACATGCGTTGATGTTAGGAGAAAGCCCTGCAGAAGTGCTTCGAACTCAAACAAGGATCTCCTCTAAAACCCTCTCATCCTGGCTTCAAGACACACTCGAATCTCGGCGTGAGTCTTATGGTCACCTTGTCATCTCTGGCGAAACCTTTTTTTCTGAATCAGTGATTCGCTTTTCGGAGCTGTCCCGTCAGTCAGCGTTGCGTTCATCCGACGGTAAAGTGAGTGGTGGATTTCTTGGCAGCGACGTCGATCTTAATCAGGTGAACTGGGTTCGGGATTCTTACTATTCCATGTTGGCCATGAGTCTCGTAGAACCGTCCCTCTGTCGGGACTCGATTCCTTACTTGTTGGAATGGGGACGACCTTCCGTAACAACAGGTGCGGGCCAAGCGCGCTTCCCCGGAGTCAAATCCATTAGTCAATCGCTCAGCAATTCAGTCTCCGGTCTAGCCCTCGCGGCGATGTACTATCGCTCAACCGGGGATCGCGAATTTTTCACTGCAAGACCGGAAATACTGAGAAGAGCGAAGACCATTCTCGATGAGGTTCTCGCAAGCCGCCGTACGTCAGCGATGCTCTTTCCATCGTTGTATTTCTCGGACGGAGAGGCACGTGGCGACTTCCATACAGGGTCAAATGTTGCAGCTTGGGTGGCCTTCTCAGGAATGGCCCGGATTGCAGATGACGTGTATCGCAACGATGTCCTGGCTAAAGAGTGGTCCACGGTCGCAGGCGATATCCGTCAGGCAATCGACGCACATTGTGTTAAAAACGGGCCTGCAGGGCAGCATTTCGTAGAAGGCGTGAACGTCGATGGGACTTTTGTAATGGGACATGACGGCGAAGAAAGCGAAACAACTTTGATGCCGTTTTACGGATTTTGCGGTGCCGATGATCTGCGACTGATAAACCATGCGGCATCAGCGATGACCGCTCAAAACCCTCTCTACTCTGAAGACCTCGATGCAATCTGGTGGTACAACTCCGATTGGAACTCCGCCACATTTCCTGGTTGGACTACTGCGCTTGCCGGAGCATGGGACGAAGTCCAGATTCTGGACAGATTGCAACGAATTCGATCCCTCACTGATTTGGACGGATCGCTGTGGTGGTGGCCTTACGCCTACGGAAGCAAGGATCCGAACAAACCGACGCGTGGCGGCGTAGCTCGAAAGTGCGGATGGGGCACGGCGGTGTATCTCTGTTTGTTCATCCATGACATTTTAGGCATCTCGGTTGATGCACCAGCTCAGTCCATACGATTTGCGCCGTTCGCACCATGGAAAGAGTTTGTTTGGAAGCAAGCAACAATCGGTTGGAGCACGTTTGACCTCTCTTACCGGCGAGATGGAAGTGAGATCTTGGCCACGCTCAAAAATCTAAATACGCACAACTACTCTGCCACAATCGTTATCACACCGGAAAAAGATAAGCACTTGAGGCATGCCAAAGTTGTCGGAGGGAGGGAAGTCAGACAGCGCTTCATTGAGCATCGAGGAAGGCAGGCTATCGAAATCATGGTCGAGATCCCGTCATACCAACAGGTGCGCGTGACGGGTGAGGTTGGGCCATAG
- a CDS encoding TonB-dependent receptor produces MKFAVFVLTLALITGSAWAQSTLTGLVSDPSGAAIAGAQIQARNLNTNINRTAVTNERGYYTISALTSGTYSVQVNASGFTELTRTGVAMGEDQDLRLDLAVALGTEKATVQVNTQAPALQQETTAVSSSLEQEPIQNLPLNGRNITGLVALSPAVRAIGAFGSYTQSANSDGRISMAGAPPSFNTFLVDGNANELPTGGGPMVPLSPDATQEIILVTHNASAEYGRSGGGVVNYISRSGTNQLHGSAWEFAENDAFDANDYFSKNAKKPIPPLQFNQYGAALGGPILPDKLFFFVNYEGSKQTIGSNAFYTVPTDLQREGDFSQTFNASGNLIPIYNPITGSAQAPRTQFQGNVIPKGLLNPIAFKILSYYPEPNATGNPFTGVNNYFASGVQTTTRNAFGIRLDDYLTPTQRLAGRYSWDKGTLISPLYFGGQSVADPGFGPTIYPRTSAALLYTNVITPTLLLEAHAGFNRFGLVRNPISLGFDPGTLGFPSSLAPQMQLLEFPLFAMSTTSSIGSNQSDPSTQENNAYTFGGDATWVKGTHTFKTGAEMRDYQWNSIQGTGVLQFNFDANFTKGPSPTAAATNGYDLASLLLGYPSAGTLTRHQNYAYSTYYWSLYAQDNWKLTRKLVIDYGLRYDHEAGTTDRHNGISNFNPGLIYSAGAQHLSGGLQFVGTDGIARGNRDATWDNFAPRIGIAYSLNPKTVFRSAFGLFFLPTTGGYVRLGSTGFTSVTSYVPSLDGNQPSGTLGNPFPQGIVPITGSSLGPLTGLGTAITANVRDLKTGSTQQWSANLQRQVGVWALELGYIGTHGLHLPADYAFHHLPQQDLTQGSALQQLVPNPFAGIITNGSLSAAQVQRGQLEMNYPQFTGVTSLTNWAGSNFHAGIFEVRRQFVNQFYLLASYTYSKLLDNNLGNGENIYADTGSNTVQNWDNLKAEKAVSTSNLPHHLVISGNYVLPFGKSGNRLYKKLAGGWQLNGILTAESGNVISVTANAPAYGGARPNMIGNPTLPHPTVTSWLNKAAFANIPAFTYGNAPRNLPATRTQAYVNLDASAGKDVVLHDEIALTLKVEAFNLFNSTTFGTPDSNINDTNFGQVTTLRTGTAPRVLQFGARLHF; encoded by the coding sequence TTGAAATTTGCAGTCTTTGTACTTACCCTTGCCTTGATCACCGGAAGTGCCTGGGCGCAGAGCACGCTCACCGGCCTTGTATCCGATCCGTCGGGCGCAGCAATTGCCGGGGCCCAGATTCAGGCCCGCAACCTCAATACGAACATCAACCGCACAGCGGTGACCAACGAAAGAGGTTACTACACCATCTCGGCCCTGACTTCCGGGACGTACAGCGTTCAGGTAAATGCATCCGGCTTCACAGAACTGACCCGCACGGGAGTCGCGATGGGTGAAGACCAGGACTTGCGACTCGATCTCGCCGTCGCCCTGGGTACGGAAAAAGCTACGGTTCAGGTCAACACCCAAGCCCCGGCACTTCAGCAGGAGACGACAGCTGTCAGTTCTTCCCTTGAGCAGGAGCCCATTCAAAATCTTCCCCTTAATGGGCGCAACATTACCGGGCTCGTCGCTCTGTCGCCAGCCGTTCGAGCAATCGGAGCGTTTGGGAGTTATACCCAGTCGGCAAACAGTGACGGTCGCATCTCCATGGCAGGCGCACCGCCCTCCTTCAACACTTTCCTCGTAGATGGGAACGCCAATGAATTGCCCACAGGCGGTGGGCCAATGGTTCCGCTGTCTCCGGATGCCACTCAAGAGATCATTTTGGTCACACATAACGCGTCCGCTGAATATGGCCGGAGCGGCGGCGGCGTGGTCAATTACATCTCGCGAAGCGGTACAAACCAGCTTCATGGATCGGCTTGGGAATTTGCGGAAAATGACGCCTTCGATGCAAATGACTACTTCAGCAAGAACGCCAAGAAGCCGATTCCCCCATTGCAGTTCAACCAATATGGTGCGGCCCTGGGCGGTCCTATCCTTCCGGACAAGCTGTTCTTTTTCGTCAACTACGAGGGTTCGAAGCAGACCATTGGCTCCAACGCTTTTTATACGGTTCCCACGGATCTCCAACGGGAAGGAGATTTCTCTCAAACCTTCAATGCATCGGGCAATCTTATCCCTATCTACAATCCCATCACCGGCTCGGCGCAGGCACCTCGCACACAATTTCAAGGCAACGTCATTCCGAAGGGGCTCTTGAATCCCATTGCGTTCAAGATACTGTCTTACTATCCAGAGCCAAATGCGACAGGAAATCCCTTCACTGGAGTCAACAACTACTTCGCGAGTGGGGTGCAAACAACGACGCGCAACGCGTTCGGGATACGGCTCGATGACTATCTCACGCCGACTCAGAGGCTCGCAGGGCGTTATAGCTGGGACAAGGGAACCCTGATTTCGCCACTGTACTTCGGCGGACAGAGTGTTGCCGACCCCGGCTTTGGCCCCACCATTTATCCCCGAACCAGCGCGGCTCTGCTCTATACCAACGTCATCACGCCTACACTCTTGCTGGAAGCCCATGCTGGATTCAATCGGTTTGGTCTCGTGAGAAACCCGATCAGCCTCGGTTTCGACCCCGGAACGCTGGGATTTCCATCCTCCTTAGCGCCTCAGATGCAACTTCTTGAGTTCCCGTTATTCGCGATGTCCACGACTTCGTCCATTGGCAGCAACCAAAGTGATCCTTCTACGCAGGAGAACAACGCGTATACCTTTGGGGGGGATGCCACTTGGGTCAAGGGGACACACACCTTCAAAACAGGCGCAGAGATGCGGGATTACCAATGGAATTCGATTCAAGGCACGGGTGTTCTCCAATTCAATTTCGATGCCAATTTCACCAAGGGGCCGAGTCCTACAGCCGCCGCAACGAATGGATATGACCTGGCTTCTCTTCTTCTCGGTTACCCATCGGCGGGAACACTGACCCGGCATCAGAACTATGCGTATTCGACGTACTATTGGTCCCTGTATGCGCAGGACAACTGGAAGCTCACGCGAAAATTGGTGATCGATTATGGACTCCGATATGACCATGAGGCTGGCACGACAGATCGACACAACGGCATCAGTAATTTCAATCCAGGTCTCATCTACAGCGCGGGGGCACAACATCTGTCCGGCGGACTTCAGTTTGTTGGGACCGATGGCATCGCCCGCGGCAATCGAGATGCGACCTGGGACAACTTTGCGCCTCGCATAGGTATTGCATATAGCCTCAATCCAAAGACGGTCTTCAGAAGCGCCTTCGGTCTCTTCTTTTTACCCACTACGGGTGGGTACGTTCGATTGGGCTCTACTGGATTCACCAGCGTGACGTCGTACGTCCCTTCACTCGATGGAAATCAGCCAAGTGGAACACTGGGCAATCCCTTCCCGCAGGGGATCGTGCCCATCACAGGTTCTTCACTAGGGCCTTTGACAGGACTCGGCACGGCGATCACAGCGAACGTTCGCGACCTCAAGACCGGAAGTACGCAGCAATGGAGTGCAAACCTCCAAAGGCAAGTTGGTGTTTGGGCACTGGAACTCGGTTATATCGGCACTCATGGACTCCATCTGCCAGCAGACTATGCCTTCCATCATTTGCCGCAGCAAGACCTCACGCAAGGCAGCGCCCTGCAACAGCTGGTGCCAAACCCGTTTGCCGGAATCATCACAAACGGTTCGCTTTCTGCTGCTCAGGTACAACGGGGACAATTAGAGATGAATTATCCGCAGTTCACGGGTGTGACCTCGCTGACAAACTGGGCAGGCTCTAACTTCCATGCGGGAATATTCGAAGTACGCAGACAGTTCGTCAATCAGTTCTATCTTCTGGCCTCGTACACCTACTCGAAGCTGCTGGATAACAACCTTGGCAATGGCGAGAACATCTACGCCGACACTGGCAGCAACACCGTTCAAAACTGGGACAATCTGAAAGCGGAAAAGGCGGTTTCTACCTCAAATCTTCCGCACCACCTTGTTATCTCAGGCAATTACGTTCTGCCGTTTGGTAAATCGGGAAACCGTCTCTACAAAAAACTAGCGGGAGGATGGCAACTTAACGGCATCTTGACTGCAGAGAGCGGCAATGTGATTAGTGTGACCGCAAATGCGCCCGCATATGGGGGAGCTCGGCCGAACATGATCGGGAATCCAACTTTGCCTCATCCCACGGTAACCAGTTGGCTCAATAAGGCTGCGTTTGCCAATATTCCTGCGTTCACTTACGGCAACGCACCGAGGAATCTACCCGCAACACGCACCCAAGCCTATGTGAACCTGGATGCGTCGGCAGGCAAAGACGTAGTACTGCATGACGAGATTGCTCTCACTCTCAAAGTGGAAGCTTTCAATCTATTCAACAGCACTACGTTCGGAACACCGGATAGCAACATCAACGACACCAACTTCGGTCAGGTCACGACGCTCCGCACAGGAACTGCTCCCAGGGTTCTTCAGTTCGGCGCCAGGTTGCACTTCTAA
- a CDS encoding type VI secretion system Vgr family protein, producing MSTYTQANRVLNFTSPLGANALLAAAFEGTEEISEMFNFQIDLLSLPETVISPSELVGKRVTLQIRLNEAGIYRPFNGIVSSLEMTGTDTFFNYYRVRMVPSLWLLSLNLQTRVFQNKTVLEIVQAVLEPYSILLSIETHASYETLEYCTQYRETDLNFVLRLLQQHGIFFYFTHTTSAHRLVLSDDSSHLSACPVFSEFPYREYHVALPGMYVPYVSVFSSRASLISGEHTHWDFRFMQYAASKSNPKTSKSNSSLGNNAHEIYDYSDAASAPLKTEAADAKTSLLQKHLQEVARAASDAHAIECQGRSTASTMQAGFTFTLQNHRQTQQNIKYLITQVHHVAVQYPLYRAELDTQINEPYENNFVAKPFTQPYRKAQTLLKPRVNGVVTGKVVTPAGEDSHLDKYGRVCVQFWWDRQRPPNSTDNTLLRVSQQWAGKGWGTYFWPRANDEVLIDFLDGDPDAPIVAGSIYNGVNMPKYDPVLEYTRSGIVTRSSKQGTAEQANELRFDDLKGSEQIFINAQRDFDVHVENDQHTKIDHEEHLTVTKDQYHAIGGASQLKVTEDRLVEVGGNREDSIQGSQLLSVGMNHSLKVGGSQFSKSGVAHVIQAGEEIHISGGVRVIIDGGPAGICLMSGGSAISIDASGIALQGAMRMGKADCLPPSPVPEAAPAKNVSPPKWPGDDPRKK from the coding sequence TTGTCGACCTATACTCAAGCTAATCGAGTCCTCAACTTCACCAGTCCGCTTGGTGCTAATGCGCTTCTGGCGGCTGCGTTTGAAGGTACGGAGGAGATCTCCGAGATGTTTAACTTTCAGATAGACCTGCTCTCACTCCCGGAAACTGTGATCTCCCCGAGCGAGCTTGTGGGCAAGCGTGTAACGCTCCAGATCCGCCTGAACGAAGCTGGCATTTACAGGCCGTTCAACGGCATTGTCTCCAGTCTGGAAATGACCGGTACCGACACGTTCTTCAACTACTACCGCGTGCGTATGGTTCCGTCGCTCTGGCTCCTATCGCTGAACCTCCAAACGCGCGTCTTCCAAAATAAGACTGTGCTCGAGATTGTTCAGGCGGTCCTTGAGCCATATAGCATCCTGTTATCGATCGAGACGCACGCCAGTTATGAAACTCTCGAATACTGCACCCAGTATCGGGAAACCGATCTGAATTTTGTTCTGCGTCTTCTGCAGCAGCATGGGATTTTCTTTTACTTCACGCACACGACCTCCGCTCATCGCTTGGTGCTTTCCGACGATTCCAGCCATTTGTCCGCATGCCCGGTCTTCAGCGAATTTCCGTACCGGGAATATCATGTAGCTCTACCCGGCATGTATGTTCCATATGTTTCCGTATTTTCTTCCAGAGCCTCGCTCATCTCCGGCGAACATACTCACTGGGATTTCCGATTTATGCAATACGCTGCTTCCAAAAGCAATCCAAAAACCTCGAAGTCGAACAGTAGTTTGGGAAACAACGCTCATGAAATATATGACTACTCCGATGCTGCGTCGGCCCCTTTGAAGACCGAGGCTGCCGATGCAAAGACAAGCTTACTGCAGAAGCATTTACAGGAGGTTGCGCGGGCCGCTTCGGACGCGCACGCTATTGAATGTCAGGGACGATCGACAGCGAGCACCATGCAGGCCGGTTTCACCTTCACCCTGCAGAACCACCGCCAGACGCAGCAAAATATAAAATATCTGATCACACAAGTCCATCACGTTGCTGTTCAGTACCCGCTCTACCGGGCAGAGCTTGATACGCAGATAAACGAGCCTTACGAAAACAATTTTGTGGCAAAGCCATTTACACAGCCTTACCGAAAAGCGCAAACCTTACTTAAGCCCCGCGTCAACGGTGTGGTTACGGGTAAAGTGGTCACGCCAGCAGGTGAGGATTCCCATCTCGATAAATACGGAAGAGTCTGTGTGCAATTCTGGTGGGATCGGCAACGTCCGCCAAACAGTACGGACAATACACTCTTGCGCGTCTCGCAGCAGTGGGCGGGGAAGGGTTGGGGCACTTACTTCTGGCCCCGCGCCAACGACGAGGTACTGATTGACTTTCTCGATGGAGACCCCGACGCACCGATCGTAGCAGGATCCATCTACAACGGCGTCAATATGCCGAAGTACGACCCAGTCCTGGAATATACACGCTCAGGTATCGTTACCCGATCGTCAAAGCAGGGTACCGCAGAGCAAGCCAATGAACTTCGTTTTGACGATTTAAAAGGGTCGGAGCAGATATTTATCAATGCGCAGCGCGACTTCGATGTGCATGTGGAAAATGACCAGCATACAAAGATCGATCACGAGGAGCACCTGACGGTAACCAAGGATCAATACCATGCAATCGGTGGAGCGTCGCAACTCAAGGTGACGGAAGATCGCTTGGTAGAAGTAGGTGGTAACCGTGAAGACAGTATCCAAGGGAGCCAGTTGCTCTCCGTCGGCATGAACCACAGCTTGAAGGTCGGAGGAAGTCAGTTCAGCAAGAGCGGTGTCGCCCACGTGATTCAGGCCGGAGAAGAGATCCACATCTCCGGAGGAGTGAGGGTGATCATCGATGGAGGCCCCGCAGGCATATGCCTCATGAGTGGAGGAAGCGCGATTTCGATTGACGCCTCAGGGATTGCATTGCAAGGTGCGATGCGTATGGGAAAGGCTGACTGTCTTCCACCCTCGCCTGTACCAGAAGCAGCACCTGCCAAAAATGTAAGCCCCCCAAAATGGCCAGGTGATGACCCGAGGAAAAAATAA